A single region of the Gephyromycinifex aptenodytis genome encodes:
- a CDS encoding MarR family winged helix-turn-helix transcriptional regulator, with translation MSEAEVRWLAPHEQWGWRAYLRGGRLLDQALDHDLQAHGAQLSEYEILAMLSESDGHLRMSALADLIVTSRSRLTHTATRLEKRGWVERRPVHEDRRGVELWLTDDGLAALRRLAPVHVQSVRTHLLAHLDEQQFVQFAEAMNAIRLGILGIGAHEAQEEIR, from the coding sequence ATGAGTGAGGCAGAAGTGCGCTGGCTCGCTCCGCACGAGCAATGGGGTTGGCGTGCCTACCTTCGCGGTGGGCGCCTGCTCGACCAGGCGCTCGACCACGACCTGCAGGCACACGGGGCGCAACTGTCGGAGTACGAGATTCTGGCGATGCTGTCCGAATCCGACGGGCACCTGCGGATGTCCGCCCTGGCCGACCTCATCGTCACCTCGCGTAGTCGACTCACCCATACGGCGACGCGATTGGAGAAGCGGGGCTGGGTGGAACGCCGCCCGGTCCACGAAGATCGTCGCGGGGTGGAGCTGTGGCTGACCGATGACGGACTTGCCGCGTTGCGGCGCCTGGCGCCGGTTCACGTCCAGAGTGTGCGCACCCACCTGCTGGCTCACCTGGACGAACAGCAGTTCGTGCAGTTCGCCGAGGCGATGAACGCCATCCGTTTGGGCATCCTGGGCATCGGGGCGCACGAGGCCCAGGAAGAGATCAGGTGA
- a CDS encoding DUF4229 domain-containing protein, producing the protein MTNAVRYSLLRILLFLGSLLALWLAGLHDPLLLILVAATISMLISLFALKDMRDAMSVEVAQRVEQRRNRNQERRHDDVLTDEEAEEIEAAENSRARSDSITGEVPGDPQNDPYR; encoded by the coding sequence ATGACCAATGCTGTGCGGTACTCGCTGCTGCGGATTCTGCTGTTCCTCGGCTCGCTGTTGGCGCTCTGGCTTGCCGGGCTGCACGATCCGCTGCTGCTCATCCTGGTGGCGGCGACGATCTCGATGCTCATCTCGCTTTTCGCTCTTAAAGATATGCGCGACGCGATGAGTGTGGAGGTGGCACAGCGGGTCGAGCAGCGTCGCAACCGGAACCAGGAGCGACGCCACGACGATGTGCTCACCGACGAGGAAGCCGAAGAGATCGAAGCGGCCGAAAACTCCCGTGCCCGCAGCGATTCGATCACCGGCGAGGTACCCGGAGACCCGCAGAACGATCCTTACCGCTGA
- a CDS encoding 1,4-dihydroxy-2-naphthoate polyprenyltransferase, producing MATFTQWLEGARPRTWPAAIAPVLLGTGCAAALGARHWDRALLALVVAVALEIGVNYANDYSDGIRGTDDDRSAGPVRLVGQKLAAPAQVKTAAFASFGLAALAGLLLVALSGAWWMLAVGAAAIVAAWFYTGGSHPYGYLGLGEIFVFVFFGLVAVLGTQLTQAASITLAGWAGAVGVGALSCAILMANNVRDIPTDSETGKRTLAVRLGDVPARRTYVAMVAWAFLASLVGAAQHPGAALSLAAIGLAVRPAQAVLGGAQGRALIPVLAATGRLTLAYGLAYGLGAALWPSW from the coding sequence ATGGCCACCTTTACTCAGTGGCTGGAAGGCGCCCGGCCACGTACCTGGCCTGCAGCCATCGCACCGGTCCTGCTCGGTACCGGCTGCGCAGCGGCCCTGGGAGCGCGGCACTGGGACCGAGCGTTGCTCGCGCTCGTGGTGGCGGTCGCGCTCGAAATCGGCGTCAACTACGCCAACGACTACTCCGACGGGATCCGCGGCACCGACGATGACCGTAGCGCCGGCCCGGTGCGTCTCGTAGGGCAAAAACTTGCCGCCCCAGCGCAGGTCAAGACCGCCGCGTTCGCCTCGTTCGGCCTCGCAGCCCTCGCCGGTCTGCTGCTCGTGGCGCTCTCCGGAGCCTGGTGGATGCTGGCCGTCGGCGCGGCCGCGATCGTGGCCGCCTGGTTCTACACCGGCGGGTCCCACCCCTACGGCTACCTCGGGCTCGGCGAGATCTTCGTCTTCGTCTTCTTCGGACTCGTTGCGGTGCTCGGCACGCAACTGACCCAGGCCGCCAGCATCACCCTGGCCGGCTGGGCCGGCGCGGTCGGGGTCGGGGCGCTGTCGTGCGCGATCCTGATGGCCAACAATGTGCGAGATATCCCCACCGACAGCGAAACGGGCAAGCGAACCCTGGCCGTCCGGCTCGGTGATGTCCCGGCCCGCCGCACCTACGTCGCCATGGTGGCCTGGGCTTTCTTGGCCAGCCTCGTCGGTGCCGCCCAACATCCCGGCGCGGCTCTCTCACTGGCAGCGATCGGTCTGGCTGTCCGCCCGGCGCAAGCCGTCTTGGGCGGGGCTCAAGGCCGCGCTCTCATCCCGGTCCTAGCCGCAACAGGACGGTTGACCTTGGCTTACGGCTTGGCTTACGGCCTGGGCGCAGCCCTGTGGCCCAGTTGGTGA
- the ccsB gene encoding c-type cytochrome biogenesis protein CcsB — protein sequence MTAAALAQYSILALYTGMAVLGLAMLAFALHIAGVAGQRSTVRAQLRERELAGVTAGAAGAGARKAARPTGSSAVEETGAPAAGARAGGIGMSLTWLAFLLLLASLVLRGLVVMRAPIANLYEFAIGGVIATLGVYLAVALRRPLRWLGLFIVTPSLLVLGLAVTSWYTAATEVGPALQDYWLAIHVPIAVLSVGLFTVAFAVLVLQMLAERRETALAAGRSARMTWLEALPPAARLDRLSYSLHVAAFPLWTFTIVAGAIWGQKAWGTYWSWDPKETWSFVVWVIYAAYLHARATSGWKRRATAWIAVAGYVAILLNTTVVNKYFSGLHSYSGL from the coding sequence ATGACGGCTGCGGCCCTGGCTCAGTACTCGATCCTCGCCCTCTACACAGGTATGGCTGTACTCGGTCTTGCGATGCTCGCCTTCGCGCTGCACATCGCTGGTGTCGCCGGCCAACGCAGCACTGTGCGGGCCCAGCTGCGCGAGCGTGAGCTGGCCGGAGTGACCGCTGGTGCTGCTGGTGCCGGTGCTCGCAAGGCTGCGCGGCCCACCGGCTCGTCGGCGGTGGAAGAGACGGGCGCGCCCGCAGCTGGCGCGAGGGCCGGTGGCATCGGTATGAGTCTGACCTGGCTGGCCTTCTTGCTGCTGCTGGCCTCGCTGGTCTTGCGCGGGCTGGTCGTGATGCGCGCACCGATCGCCAACCTGTACGAGTTCGCCATCGGCGGCGTGATCGCCACCCTCGGGGTCTACCTCGCGGTCGCGTTGCGTCGGCCGCTGCGGTGGCTCGGGTTGTTCATCGTCACCCCGAGTCTGCTCGTCCTGGGGCTGGCCGTCACCTCCTGGTACACCGCAGCCACCGAGGTGGGGCCGGCGCTGCAGGACTACTGGCTGGCCATCCACGTCCCGATCGCGGTCTTGTCGGTGGGTCTGTTCACCGTGGCTTTCGCGGTGCTGGTTCTGCAGATGCTGGCCGAGCGCCGGGAAACCGCCCTCGCCGCGGGCCGAAGCGCCCGAATGACTTGGCTGGAAGCGCTCCCACCGGCCGCGCGCCTGGATCGGCTTTCCTACTCACTGCACGTTGCGGCCTTCCCGCTGTGGACCTTCACCATCGTCGCCGGTGCCATCTGGGGACAGAAAGCGTGGGGTACCTACTGGAGCTGGGACCCGAAGGAGACCTGGAGCTTTGTCGTGTGGGTGATCTATGCCGCCTACCTGCATGCTCGCGCCACCAGCGGTTGGAAGCGCCGCGCCACCGCCTGGATCGCCGTAGCCGGGTATGTGGCCATCCTGCTCAACACGACCGTGGTGAACAAGTACTTCAGTGGCCTGCACTCTTACTCGGGGCTGTGA
- a CDS encoding cytochrome c biogenesis CcdA family protein → MISAAGLIADGNLLLAVLVALAAGLVSFASPCVLPLVPGFLGYVTGAAVRPGSDPAQHREPGRSRVVLGALLFVLGFSAVFMTGTLLATAAGSALRAHQELLMRLGGALVVVLAFVFLGMGSQRTFQPRWRPAAGLAGAPLLGVVFGLGWAPCIGPTYAVIYALATNLAGDSALVLRGAILGIAYCLGLGAPFLLVAAGWSKALHTSAWLRAHYRAVQIAGGLLLLVVGLLLLTGAWTHLVAALQTGLVSRFETPL, encoded by the coding sequence GTGATTAGCGCTGCAGGGTTGATCGCAGACGGGAATCTGCTGCTGGCAGTGCTGGTCGCGCTGGCTGCTGGGCTGGTCTCGTTCGCTTCCCCGTGTGTGCTTCCCCTGGTGCCGGGCTTCCTGGGATATGTCACCGGCGCTGCTGTTCGTCCTGGAAGCGACCCGGCACAGCACCGCGAACCGGGGCGTTCGCGCGTCGTGCTCGGCGCGCTACTGTTCGTCCTCGGCTTCAGCGCAGTCTTCATGACCGGGACGTTGCTGGCCACGGCCGCGGGTTCGGCGCTGCGTGCGCACCAAGAGCTGCTGATGCGCCTGGGCGGCGCCCTCGTGGTCGTGCTGGCCTTCGTCTTCCTCGGGATGGGCAGCCAGCGCACCTTCCAACCGCGCTGGCGTCCGGCTGCCGGGCTGGCCGGAGCGCCTCTGCTCGGGGTGGTTTTCGGCTTGGGATGGGCACCCTGCATCGGCCCCACCTACGCAGTGATCTATGCGCTGGCCACGAACCTGGCCGGCGACTCTGCGCTGGTGCTGCGCGGGGCGATCCTCGGGATCGCCTACTGCCTCGGCCTGGGCGCGCCCTTCCTGCTGGTCGCGGCGGGCTGGTCCAAAGCGCTGCACACCTCGGCCTGGCTGCGGGCGCACTACCGCGCCGTGCAGATAGCCGGCGGCCTGCTGCTCCTGGTGGTCGGGCTGCTCCTGCTCACCGGCGCCTGGACGCATCTGGTCGCCGCACTCCAAACCGGTTTGGTATCCCGATTCGAGACCCCGCTGTGA
- the hemL gene encoding glutamate-1-semialdehyde 2,1-aminomutase, which translates to MTSSNPAAPASEHLLDRALAVTPGGVNSPVRAFRAVGGTPRFIREAHGAWLTDVDGRTYVDLIGSWGPMILGHAHPQVMAAVQDAATRGFSFGTPSENEVLLAEEIVSRVEPVEQVRLVSSGTEATMSAVRLARGATGRSKIVKFAGCYHGHVDALLAHAGSGVATFALPDSAGVPASAAGETIVLPYNDVPALEAAFAEHGDEIAALITEASPGNMGVVPPQPGFTEAMRTLTARHGALLISDEVMTGFRCSRAGWLGYEGIPESGAPDLFTFGKVMGGGFPAAAFGGRADLMSQLAPLGPVYQAGTLAGNPIATAAGLATLQGCTPQVYSQLLATAQRIAGAAHEALDAAGVPHVIQWASSMFSVFFTENSRVLNYDDARSQDLPAFAAFFHAMLDAGVHLPPSAFESWFVSAAHDDEAIEHIIAALPAAASAAAQARDRMTR; encoded by the coding sequence ATGACGTCGAGCAACCCAGCTGCCCCCGCTTCTGAGCACCTCCTAGACCGAGCCCTCGCGGTGACTCCCGGTGGTGTGAACAGCCCCGTCCGAGCCTTCCGAGCCGTCGGCGGGACGCCCCGCTTCATCCGCGAAGCGCACGGCGCCTGGCTGACAGATGTCGACGGCCGCACTTACGTGGACCTGATCGGATCGTGGGGACCGATGATCCTAGGACACGCCCACCCGCAGGTGATGGCTGCGGTGCAGGACGCCGCCACTCGCGGGTTCAGCTTCGGCACCCCCAGCGAGAACGAGGTGCTGTTGGCCGAAGAGATCGTCTCGCGCGTCGAACCGGTCGAGCAGGTGCGCCTGGTCAGTAGCGGCACCGAAGCAACGATGAGCGCGGTGCGGCTGGCCCGAGGTGCCACCGGGCGAAGCAAGATCGTCAAGTTCGCCGGTTGCTACCACGGCCATGTCGACGCCTTGCTGGCGCACGCCGGTAGCGGTGTCGCCACCTTCGCACTGCCCGATTCAGCCGGGGTTCCGGCCTCGGCCGCAGGCGAGACCATCGTGCTGCCGTACAACGACGTGCCGGCCCTGGAAGCGGCCTTCGCCGAACACGGCGATGAGATCGCGGCCCTGATCACCGAGGCCTCGCCCGGCAACATGGGCGTCGTCCCACCCCAGCCCGGCTTCACCGAGGCGATGCGCACGCTCACTGCACGCCACGGCGCGCTGCTCATCTCCGATGAGGTCATGACCGGCTTCCGGTGCAGCCGAGCGGGTTGGTTGGGCTATGAGGGGATCCCCGAGTCGGGGGCGCCGGACCTGTTCACCTTCGGCAAGGTGATGGGTGGCGGATTCCCGGCCGCCGCCTTCGGTGGACGGGCCGACCTGATGTCACAGCTCGCGCCGCTCGGGCCGGTCTACCAGGCCGGCACCCTGGCCGGGAACCCCATCGCTACCGCGGCCGGACTTGCGACCTTGCAGGGTTGCACCCCGCAGGTCTACTCCCAGCTGCTCGCCACAGCGCAACGCATCGCCGGAGCGGCCCACGAAGCCCTCGACGCGGCCGGCGTGCCGCACGTGATCCAGTGGGCAAGCAGCATGTTCAGCGTCTTCTTCACCGAGAACTCCCGCGTGCTCAACTACGACGACGCCCGCAGCCAAGACCTGCCGGCCTTCGCGGCGTTCTTCCACGCCATGCTGGATGCGGGGGTGCACCTGCCGCCGAGCGCGTTCGAGTCCTGGTTCGTCAGCGCCGCGCACGACGACGAGGCTATCGAGCACATCATCGCCGCGTTGCCCGCCGCCGCTTCGGCTGCAGCCCAGGCCCGTGACAGGATGACCCGATGA
- a CDS encoding histidine phosphatase family protein produces the protein MSRTIVHVVRHGEVENPRRILYGRLPDYHLSQVGRAMADRLGEHFEGHDIAAVVASSLERAQETAAPIARAHSMPVRVDDRLLEAGNRFEGHRFGHGWASLRNPQIWPLLVNPLRPSWGEPYRRIAERMEQAAEAARRFAYGHEIVLVSHQLPVWTLRRHLEGRPLWHDPRHRECALASVTSLHYNGGDLEAIAYAEPAADLLPAAAPVPGA, from the coding sequence ATGAGCCGCACGATCGTCCACGTGGTGCGTCACGGCGAGGTCGAGAACCCCCGACGCATCCTTTACGGTCGCCTACCGGATTACCACCTCTCGCAGGTGGGCCGGGCGATGGCTGACCGCCTCGGTGAGCACTTCGAGGGGCACGACATCGCTGCCGTGGTCGCTTCCTCACTGGAACGCGCCCAGGAGACCGCCGCCCCGATCGCCCGAGCGCACTCGATGCCGGTGCGGGTCGATGACCGGCTGCTGGAGGCGGGTAACCGCTTCGAGGGTCACCGTTTCGGTCACGGCTGGGCCTCGCTGCGCAACCCTCAGATCTGGCCGCTGTTGGTGAACCCGTTGCGGCCCTCCTGGGGCGAGCCCTACCGGCGGATCGCCGAACGAATGGAGCAGGCCGCAGAGGCGGCGCGCCGTTTCGCCTACGGTCACGAGATCGTGCTCGTCTCCCACCAGTTGCCGGTGTGGACGCTGCGCCGTCACCTCGAGGGTCGCCCGCTGTGGCACGACCCTCGTCACCGGGAGTGCGCCCTGGCCTCGGTGACATCGCTGCACTACAACGGCGGCGACCTCGAAGCCATCGCCTATGCCGAACCTGCCGCCGATCTGCTGCCTGCGGCAGCGCCGGTTCCCGGAGCGTGA
- the resB gene encoding cytochrome c biogenesis protein ResB, with translation MSTSTPIGGPRLDARGWARFLWRQLTSMRTALLLLLLVALAAIPGSVWPQRSIDQGKVVSYLQEHPRSGPWLDRLQLFDVYTSVWFSAIYLLLIISLVGCILPRTSQLARALRARPPAVPRHLERLASHRNVQLDATAEQVDGALRSLLRRRGYRLRPDGGNDHGTWDVAAECGHLREAGNLAFHYGVVAVVVALASGYLVGWRGDVIVPVGQSFTNTIGAYHTFTGGPWARSDSMQPFSVHIDDMSVRFEERPGSGQLGAPRDFQVATTTTDGPGEAPQKRTLSVNGPLHFRGAEVYLLGNGYAPRITVRDAAGKVLYSQATPFLPQDGNYRSTGAVKVSAARTQLGFAGVFLPTAYAPQEGRAEELESAFPDLGAPTLLLKAWEGTLFPDGEPQSVYELRTDGMRPVGGAENQFELRLTPGMTVQLPQGRGSVTFDGVDRWAGVSTRYDPAKPFALASALVMILGLLASLLIPRRRVFARITPLSAGGSRLVLGGLAQREDAALPDLLAELEENLRDRLNSPAPPGDGQETHLSSGTYDPFGTESS, from the coding sequence GTGAGTACCTCAACGCCGATCGGCGGACCCCGACTGGACGCTCGAGGCTGGGCGCGGTTCCTGTGGCGCCAACTCACGAGCATGCGCACCGCCCTGCTGTTGCTGCTGTTGGTCGCTTTGGCAGCCATCCCCGGCTCGGTGTGGCCGCAACGCAGCATCGACCAGGGCAAGGTCGTCAGCTACTTGCAGGAGCATCCACGTTCCGGGCCGTGGCTGGATCGGCTGCAACTGTTCGACGTCTACACCTCGGTGTGGTTCTCGGCCATCTACCTGCTCCTGATCATCTCCCTGGTCGGCTGCATCCTGCCCCGCACCAGCCAGTTGGCGCGGGCGTTGCGAGCCCGCCCGCCGGCGGTGCCCCGGCACCTGGAACGGCTCGCATCGCACCGAAACGTGCAGCTCGACGCCACCGCCGAGCAGGTGGACGGCGCGCTGCGCAGCCTGCTGCGGCGGCGCGGGTACCGGCTGCGCCCTGACGGCGGCAACGATCACGGCACCTGGGATGTCGCCGCCGAGTGCGGTCACCTGCGTGAGGCCGGCAACCTCGCTTTCCACTACGGGGTGGTGGCGGTCGTCGTCGCGCTAGCCTCCGGGTACCTGGTGGGCTGGCGCGGCGATGTCATCGTCCCGGTCGGCCAATCCTTCACGAACACCATCGGCGCGTACCACACGTTCACCGGCGGCCCGTGGGCGCGCAGCGACTCCATGCAACCGTTCTCGGTGCACATCGACGACATGAGTGTGCGCTTCGAGGAACGCCCCGGCAGCGGTCAACTCGGTGCGCCCCGGGACTTCCAGGTAGCCACCACCACCACTGATGGCCCGGGGGAGGCGCCGCAGAAGCGGACGTTGTCGGTCAACGGTCCGCTGCACTTCCGCGGCGCCGAGGTGTACCTGCTCGGTAACGGTTACGCCCCTCGGATCACAGTGCGGGACGCGGCCGGCAAGGTTCTGTACTCCCAAGCCACCCCGTTCCTGCCCCAGGACGGCAACTACCGTTCGACCGGCGCGGTGAAGGTGTCGGCCGCGCGCACGCAGCTCGGCTTTGCCGGTGTCTTCCTGCCCACGGCCTATGCCCCGCAGGAGGGTCGGGCCGAAGAACTGGAATCGGCCTTCCCTGATCTGGGCGCCCCGACACTGCTGTTGAAGGCGTGGGAGGGGACGCTGTTCCCCGACGGCGAACCGCAATCGGTCTACGAACTGCGTACCGATGGGATGCGGCCGGTGGGTGGCGCCGAGAACCAGTTCGAGTTGCGCCTGACGCCGGGGATGACCGTGCAGTTGCCGCAAGGGCGAGGGTCGGTGACCTTCGACGGGGTGGATCGATGGGCGGGAGTGTCCACCCGGTACGACCCGGCCAAACCGTTCGCCCTCGCCTCTGCCCTGGTGATGATTCTGGGATTGCTGGCTTCGCTGCTGATTCCTCGGCGGCGCGTCTTCGCCCGGATAACCCCGCTCAGCGCCGGGGGCTCGCGCCTGGTCCTGGGCGGGCTGGCGCAACGCGAAGATGCTGCCCTGCCCGATCTGCTTGCTGAGTTGGAAGAGAACCTCAGGGATCGGCTGAACTCCCCGGCGCCGCCCGGAGACGGTCAGGAAACGCACTTATCATCGGGGACATACGACCCCTTCGGAACGGAATCGTCATGA
- a CDS encoding TlpA family protein disulfide reductase, translated as MPNLPPICCLRQRRFPERDRCMTRNGAFFGSPARARLAAGALALAVVVTGCSAPGSDTVAGRAQGKGQYISGDGTIEQVAAVDRGEPVELSGTTLDGKPWKSADARGSVVVLNTWGSWCPPCVAEMPELQQVWAQAQAEKQPVVVMGINLRESPETAKAFLDAQGVTYPSLADDGGAAQLALQGKATATPTTLVLDRQGRIAARVSGGTTAATVAGLVDDVVAQSD; from the coding sequence ATGCCGAACCTGCCGCCGATCTGCTGCCTGCGGCAGCGCCGGTTCCCGGAGCGTGACCGCTGCATGACCCGTAACGGCGCTTTCTTCGGTTCCCCCGCGCGCGCCCGCCTGGCGGCGGGAGCGCTCGCCCTGGCCGTGGTCGTAACCGGCTGTTCTGCACCCGGCAGCGACACGGTGGCGGGTCGGGCCCAGGGCAAGGGCCAATACATCAGCGGTGACGGCACCATCGAACAGGTCGCTGCCGTCGATCGCGGCGAGCCTGTCGAGCTGTCCGGCACGACGTTGGACGGCAAACCGTGGAAGAGCGCCGACGCCCGTGGCTCGGTGGTCGTACTCAACACCTGGGGTTCCTGGTGCCCGCCGTGCGTAGCGGAGATGCCTGAGCTGCAGCAGGTCTGGGCTCAGGCTCAAGCCGAGAAGCAGCCGGTGGTGGTGATGGGCATCAACCTTCGGGAGAGCCCGGAGACGGCGAAAGCCTTCCTTGACGCGCAGGGTGTCACCTACCCCTCACTGGCCGATGACGGCGGTGCCGCGCAACTGGCGCTGCAGGGCAAGGCGACGGCGACGCCGACGACATTGGTGCTGGACCGTCAGGGGCGCATCGCTGCTCGGGTCTCGGGTGGTACCACCGCAGCCACCGTGGCCGGCCTGGTCGATGATGTCGTGGCCCAGAGTGATTAG
- the hemB gene encoding porphobilinogen synthase, whose translation MSIYSAGRHRPRRLRSNAAMRRLVAQTRLHPGELILPVFVKEGADQPVPISSMPGVLQHTPQGIVEVARQAASAGLGGIMLFGVPTSRDAVGSGATDPDGVLNVALSRVREAVGDDLLVMADLCLDEFTDHGHCGVLTTLERGSGSQVIVDNDATLERYAQMGVAQARAGAHVVGPSGMMDGQVGVIRDALDGDGYSDVAILAYAAKYASGFYGPFREAVESTLEGDRSTYQQDPANLTESLREVRLDVEQGADIVMVKPALPYLDVIRAVTEQVDVPVSAYQVSGEYAQIEAAAANGWIDRDRVVLETLTSIRRAGAGSILTYYALEVAQKLA comes from the coding sequence ATGAGCATCTACTCCGCCGGACGACACCGCCCCCGCCGTCTTCGCTCGAACGCTGCGATGCGCCGGTTGGTCGCGCAGACCCGTCTGCACCCGGGCGAGCTGATCCTGCCGGTCTTCGTCAAAGAGGGTGCGGATCAGCCGGTCCCGATCTCCTCGATGCCGGGCGTGTTGCAACACACCCCGCAGGGCATCGTCGAGGTCGCCCGCCAGGCCGCCTCGGCCGGGCTCGGCGGCATCATGCTCTTCGGTGTGCCTACCAGCCGCGACGCGGTAGGTAGCGGTGCGACCGATCCCGACGGCGTGCTGAACGTGGCGCTGTCGCGGGTGCGCGAGGCGGTCGGCGACGACCTGCTGGTGATGGCCGACCTGTGCCTGGATGAGTTCACCGACCATGGCCACTGCGGTGTGTTGACCACGCTGGAGCGAGGCTCGGGCAGCCAGGTCATCGTCGACAACGACGCCACCTTGGAGCGGTACGCGCAGATGGGCGTGGCTCAGGCACGGGCGGGCGCGCACGTGGTGGGGCCCTCCGGGATGATGGACGGCCAGGTCGGCGTCATCCGTGATGCCCTGGACGGCGACGGCTATTCGGACGTGGCAATTCTGGCGTACGCGGCCAAGTACGCCTCCGGCTTTTACGGTCCCTTCCGTGAAGCTGTCGAGTCGACCCTGGAAGGGGACCGCTCGACCTACCAGCAGGACCCGGCCAACCTCACCGAGTCCCTGCGCGAGGTACGTCTGGACGTGGAACAGGGCGCTGACATCGTCATGGTCAAACCGGCGCTGCCCTACCTCGACGTGATCCGCGCCGTCACCGAGCAGGTGGACGTGCCGGTCAGCGCGTACCAGGTCTCGGGGGAGTACGCCCAGATCGAAGCGGCTGCCGCCAACGGGTGGATCGACCGGGACCGGGTTGTCCTGGAGACGCTCACCTCGATCCGGCGCGCCGGTGCCGGCTCGATTCTGACCTACTACGCGCTCGAAGTCGCCCAGAAACTCGCCTGA
- a CDS encoding bifunctional uroporphyrinogen-III C-methyltransferase/uroporphyrinogen-III synthase, translated as MSNSGTPANPPAAPSATRVAFVGAGPGDPGLLTMRARELLAAADCVVIDSAAAQELVERHGRPGVSIIDASHGDPGSPLTHASWAKLVARAAKQVKPKGSTCGLLVRLMSGDPASFHGLAAELAACRKAGHATEIVPGVSTATGVAAYAGIPLTSRDSTSVHIVDAGSREADWTGGISAATTVVVIGDSPALADGLERLLAAGRAEETPVALSEHGTTVQQRTTETTLGAASDLLRSGEVDSASLAVVGATVPLRDELSWYETKPLFGWRVLVPRTKDQAGPMLERLSDFGATGEVVPTISVEPPRTPQQMQRAIKGLVTGRYEWVGFTSVNAVRAVRERLTEIGLDVRAFAGLKIAAVGGATAAALREAGLEPDLVPTGEQSAQGLLEVWPPYDEVLDPINGVFLPRADIATDTLVAGLQEMGWEVDDVTAYRTVRAAPPAAKIREAIKQGAYDAVLFTSSSTVRNLVGIAGKPHPTTVVACIGPATAKTAEEHGLVVSVLAEEASGPALVEALADYGQQLRAAAAEAGEDVQRPSDRRPASRRRAR; from the coding sequence GTGAGTAATTCCGGAACTCCCGCCAACCCGCCCGCGGCGCCCTCGGCTACCCGCGTGGCGTTCGTCGGCGCCGGCCCGGGCGACCCCGGGCTCCTCACCATGCGGGCGCGTGAGTTGCTCGCCGCCGCAGACTGCGTGGTCATCGATTCGGCCGCAGCCCAGGAACTCGTCGAACGGCACGGCCGCCCCGGAGTGAGCATCATCGATGCCAGCCACGGCGACCCCGGCAGCCCGCTGACGCACGCCTCGTGGGCCAAACTTGTGGCGCGTGCCGCCAAACAGGTCAAGCCCAAGGGGAGCACCTGCGGTCTGCTGGTGCGTTTGATGAGCGGCGACCCCGCCAGCTTCCACGGCCTGGCCGCCGAGCTTGCCGCCTGCCGCAAGGCCGGCCACGCCACCGAGATCGTTCCCGGCGTCAGCACCGCCACCGGCGTCGCCGCTTACGCTGGGATTCCGCTGACCTCGCGGGATTCGACCTCGGTGCACATCGTGGATGCCGGTTCGCGCGAAGCCGACTGGACCGGCGGGATCTCCGCTGCCACCACTGTCGTGGTCATCGGCGACAGCCCTGCCCTTGCCGACGGCCTGGAGCGGCTGCTGGCTGCGGGCCGGGCCGAAGAGACCCCGGTCGCCCTGTCCGAGCACGGCACGACCGTGCAGCAACGAACCACCGAGACCACTCTGGGCGCCGCCTCGGATCTGCTGCGCAGCGGCGAGGTGGACAGCGCCTCGCTGGCCGTGGTGGGTGCCACCGTCCCGCTGCGGGACGAACTCTCCTGGTATGAGACCAAGCCGCTGTTCGGTTGGCGGGTGCTCGTGCCGCGCACCAAGGACCAGGCCGGGCCGATGCTGGAGCGCCTTTCCGACTTCGGCGCCACCGGTGAGGTCGTCCCGACCATCAGTGTCGAACCGCCGCGTACCCCGCAGCAGATGCAACGCGCAATCAAGGGCTTGGTCACTGGTCGCTACGAGTGGGTGGGTTTCACCTCGGTCAACGCGGTGCGCGCCGTTCGTGAGCGCCTCACCGAGATCGGCCTGGACGTGCGGGCTTTCGCCGGGTTGAAGATCGCTGCCGTCGGCGGCGCCACCGCTGCCGCTCTGCGTGAGGCCGGGCTGGAGCCCGACCTGGTTCCCACCGGAGAACAGTCCGCCCAGGGCCTGCTGGAGGTGTGGCCGCCTTACGACGAGGTCCTGGACCCCATCAACGGTGTCTTCCTGCCGCGGGCCGACATCGCCACTGACACTCTGGTGGCCGGCCTGCAGGAGATGGGCTGGGAGGTCGACGACGTGACGGCCTACCGCACCGTGCGCGCGGCACCCCCGGCCGCAAAGATCCGCGAAGCCATCAAGCAGGGCGCCTACGATGCGGTGCTGTTCACCTCATCCTCCACGGTGCGCAACCTGGTCGGGATCGCCGGCAAGCCGCACCCCACCACCGTCGTGGCCTGCATCGGGCCTGCCACCGCCAAGACGGCCGAGGAACACGGACTGGTCGTCTCGGTTCTGGCCGAGGAAGCCTCCGGCCCGGCGCTGGTGGAAGCCCTCGCCGACTACGGCCAGCAGTTGCGCGCCGCAGCCGCCGAAGCCGGCGAAGACGTGCAACGTCCCAGTGATCGGCGACCGGCCAGTCGCAGGAGGGCCCGATGA